A region of Trachemys scripta elegans isolate TJP31775 chromosome 24, CAS_Tse_1.0, whole genome shotgun sequence DNA encodes the following proteins:
- the LOC117869691 gene encoding scale keratin-like: MSYCPPQDCIPDICPRPYIEVCNEPCISSCGDSNAVVFAPPVVVRFPGPTMATCPQDSIVGSSLPNMPIRAGGSYGSGGGFSGSITPGGSYSGGFGGGYSGGYGGGSSIVYGGGAGGGYGGGAGGGYGAGYGGSYGCGGSRGYIRKSYRSISGGGYSGFNRGNCGPC; encoded by the coding sequence ATGTCTTACTGCCCACCCCAGGACTGTATTCCCGATATATGCCCACGCCCATATATTGAAGTCTGCAATGAGCCATGTATCTCATCGTGCGGAGATTCAAATGCAGTGGTCTTTGCGCCACCAGTTGTTGTGAGATTCCCGGGACCAACTATGGCTACATGTCCTCAAGACAGCATCGTAGGAAGCTCCTTACCAAATATGCCAATTAGAGCTGGGGGCTCATATGGTTCCGGTGGCGGTTTCAGTGGCTCAATCACTCCTGGGGGTAGTTACAGTGGTGGTTTTGGAGGAGGTTACAGTGGAGGCTATGGGGGAGGTAGCAGTATTGTTTAtgggggtggagccgggggtgGTTATGGcggaggagctgggggtggttATGGGGCTGGTTATGGTGGCTCATACGGTTGTGGGGGCTCACGTGGTTATATCAGGAAGTCATATCGTAGCATTTCTGGGGGAGGATATTCTGGATTCAACCGTGGAAACTGTGGGCCATGTTAA